The Haliotis asinina isolate JCU_RB_2024 chromosome 3, JCU_Hal_asi_v2, whole genome shotgun sequence genome segment TAGGCGATGTAGTTGCTCTGCAGACATCTATAGGCGATGTAGTTGCTGTGCTGACATCTATAGGCGATGTAGTTGCTCTGCAGACATCTATAGGCGATGTAGGTGCTGTGCTGACATCTATAGGCGATGTAGGTGCTGTGCTGACATCTATAGGCGATGTAGTTGCTGTACTGACATCTATAGGCGATGTAGTTGCTCTACTGACATCTATAGGCGATGTAGGTGCTGTGCTGACATCTATAGGCGATGTAGTTGCTCTACTGACATCTATAGGCGATGTAGGTGCTGTGCTGACATCTATAGGCGATGTAGGTGCTGTGCTGACATCTATAGGCGATGTAGTTGCTCTGCAGACATCTATAGGCGATGTAGTTGCTGTGCTGACATCTATAGGCGATGTAGTTGCTCTACTAACATCTATAGGCGATGTAGTTGCTGTACTGACATCTATAGGCGATGTAGTTGCTGTGCAGACATCCATAGGCGATGTAGGTGCTGTGCTGACATCTATAGGCGATGTAGTTGCTGTGCAGACATCTATAGGCGATGTAGGTGCTGTGCTGACATCTATAGGCGATGTAGTTGCTGTGCTGACATCTATAGGCGATGTAGTTGCTCTGCTGACATCTATAGGCGATGTAGGTGCTGTGCTGACATCTATAGGCGATGTAGTTGCTGTGCTGACATCTATAGGTGATGTAGGTGCTGTGCTGTCATCTATAGGCGATGTAGTTGCTGTGCTGACATCTATAGGCGATGTAGGTGCTGTGCTGACATCTATAGGCGATGTAGGTGCTCTGCAGACATCTATAGGCGATGTAGTTGCTGTGCAGACATCTATAGGCGATGTAGTTGCTGTACTGACATCTATAGGCGATGTAGTTGCTCTGCAGACATCTATAGGCGATGTAGTTGCTCTACTGACATCTATAGGCGATGTAGGTGCTGTGCTGACATCTATAGGCGATGTAGTTGCTGTGCAGACATGTATAGGCGATGTAGTTGCTGTGCTGACATCTATAGGCGATGTAGTTGTTGTGCTGACATCTATAGGCGATGTAGTTGCTGTGCTGACATCTATAGGCGATGTAGTTGCTTTGCTGACATCTATAGGCGATGTAGGTGCTGTGCAGACACCTATAGGCGATGTAGTTGCTGTGCTGACATCTATAGGCGATGTAGTTGCTGTGCTGACATCTATAGGCGATGTAGTTGCTGTGCTGACATCTATAGGCGATGTAGTTGCTCTGCTGACATCTATAGGCGATGTAGTTGCTGTGCTGACATCTATAGGCGATGTATCTGCTCTACTTACATCCAATGGCGATGATGTATAGGTATCTGCTGCCATCCAGGACGTAATGGTTGAAACTGCTGGGTTGAAAATTAGAATAGTGTGAAATGTACCGTATAAGGACTTACAACCATTTGTATTTACAGGATTGTTATCATCACAACACCCCTACTCCGACGATAGTCTCCCTACCGTATTTCTTTCTTAATTCATTCCAAAATAATTTCCCACAAAGTACGTGCTTTACTGGGAAGGTGTGCATTAGGCTTACTAGCGACAACGACTCATCGTCATAGATATCCCGAGTACCAGATCAGTGTCGGTCATTAACAGTCGGCTGCAGACTCCATTAATAATCACACACCGCATCCAGAAGGCCACGTGAGGCGTTGAAAAGCAAAGAAAAATAGCGTACCCATTTTATGATCATAATATTGATGGCTAGAACGTGGATAATTTGATACGGGGTACTAGTCGCAATTTTGCCCCTGTCACAATCAGGTACTTCTTATGTTGAACAGGTCGTTTGGCCCTGGAAGTGGACAAGTGTTCATCTCTAATCCCTACTGTTTCGGATATGAGACAAGCGTCTTCCAGTGTCTCAATTATGGGCTGGGTGTCCAAACGACCTCCTGCCAGAGTCACACCTACGATCTTGGCGTAGAATGTTACGGAAATGGTGGGTGCAACTATGCTATTTAAAGTATGATAAGGTAGCGAACTTAAGCATAATAAGTTCATGATCGGGGCATACATTTTCGGAACGATCCTAGTTGTAGGCTTACGACAGTTAATCTTCAGAACCTATCTCAAGTTTAAGGTACATCTTCGAAACTGTTTTAAAAGATCTGACGCGGATTGTACAGTGCCATGATACATGTCGGTACTAATTTTCTGCCAACTGCTCAAATTACCCATTTCTGTTTTACCTATAACAACGAAGATACAAGTTATCCCCCATAAAGGTTATGTCTTTATCTCTATATTAGTATAAGTGAGCTTATGTATCTCTTCCATTTCATGTCTCCAGTGAAACTTGTACAAGGCACTACAAACGCAAATGCATCAATTGGCATCGTGCAGTTCTTCAAAGACAACACTTGGCGCATCATCTGCGGCAGCGGCTTTGACAACTACGATGCGGCTGTCGTGTGTAGGGAACTGGGATATCCTTATGGCTTTTCACTTCCCAGGGGCACGTTTGGGACTCGATATTATTCCTCCTCCATCAGCTACGTAAACTGTACTGGGTCAGAGAGCACAGTAGCCGACTGCGGCTTCAGAGTGGGCGGCTGCATCAACTACTACCCTTACAACAACTACGCCAGTGTCATCTGCTCTAAGCAACCTGTAACCAACGGTGAGTCATGGTGCTACCACTCGACAGCAGCATACGCATGTATATAAATTAAAGATGAGTCGGGATATTTCTTCATGCCAAACTCCCTCATGTGCACAAGATCTCGTTCAACGGCACTACAGGTGTACAATGAAAACTAACTGTCGTCATAGGCGACGGGTAACGGTAATACCTATGTGgttatatatacatttatgttcaaaatgaaatgataaaGCACAGATTTTGCATACGTTTCCTCCGCATCAAGAAATATTTAGCAAATGAAAAGACAGGACATTTGTTGCATCAGTGAGGAATTAACACATTTGAAAGTTAAAAAGATTCCTTAATATACCCTTTCCCTTTGTCAGACTTTGAGGTGATCATTGGGACAACCTTCCCCTCGATGGTCAGGGTTCGGAAGATGGGTTTGAATGCAACTGTGTGCAACAACGGATGGGGAGACGAGGAAGCTAGGGTGGTGTGCAGATCTAAAGGATACGTGTCGGGCGTGGCGTTTGGTGCTGTGGGCTACTCTTACAATACCCCTCCCCGTTTGTTGCTGACTAACTGCATTGGCAACGAGACTAGGCTTCAGGACTGCGCCGTTTCTACAAACCTTCCATCTTCCTGCAGTTCGTCATATTCAAAAGCGGCATATGTCTACTGCTACAATGACAATACAGGTACGTCGATATTTGTGGTGGGTGGCATACATGACAAATGGTTTGCATGTTGTGATATTCCAAGTCTGTGTGTTGGCGAGAACGCCCCTTACTGATATTCCTGAAAACGTCATAACATTGTGGCGTCATATGATGAAGTTATCATGTTTATAAACAGATTGAATTGTGGTTCAAATAATCTTTGTGATTGTGTGAAGAATCGTTTGATGGCGTTTTCCATTAAACACAAATGCACATTCAGTGAATGCGAATGAAACAAGAGAATTGGTTTGAATAATTCCAACCGACCTTGGTAAACCTAGTAGTTAATACtacacatttatatacatttatacTACCGAAATACtacacatttatatacatttatacTACCGAAATACtacacatttatatacatttatacTACCGAAATACTACACATTTGATGGTTACAGATATCTACATGATGGCCTCTAACATTATGACATTATCATGTTTGTAGGGGTGAACCTCCGTCTCATGAACAATGGCCAAATATCCAACAGTGCTGGGCGCGTCGAGGTCCAGATTGGTGGTGTGTGGGGCAGCGTCTGTGGTTACAGTCTCAGCTCCAGCAGCGCACGCGTCATCTGTAAGACCTTAGGGTACCCCGACGGCTCGGGCCAGAGCACCAGCACATACGGCAGGGGGACGGGGCCGGTGTGGCTTTACTCCCCGTCGTGCACAGGTACAGAGAAGACTATATGGAGCTGTCGATCTAGTGGGTTCAACGTGACCAACAGGTACCCCTGCAGTGGTCATCGATACGACGTTGGTGTACAGTGTTCTGGTCTAGGTAAGCTCATGTACTGACAGTCATACTAGTCTAGTTGAGACATATATAAACACGATTACTTATGATCATCATGACACAAATATACTGCCACTAACTATGTGTTTTGGCCAACATAACGAATATAAAttttattgataaaatgcaTGTTCTCAATGATCAAGGATGCGctgcatatttatatatttaagtATATTTCATTATTGTAATGGGGTAAATTATAGTTATTATGCAGATGAGTTAAAGTACGACGGTGCTACCTTTGCATATGGATATTACTTGTGAGAGGTTGTGTAAACATGATTCAGTatataacatgtttttttttttatacgGAACAGTGACTGGAGCACTAGGCATTAAAGAACTTGTTTCCACTCCACAGTTCGCCTCCGGCCAAACAGGCAGTATGGAGCGGTTCAGGTGTACGACGGCACCAGCAGCTATCAGACAGTCTGTGCAGACAACTTCAACGACATCGACGCCAAGGTTGTGTGCAACGAGATTGGCTACCAGTACGGCGTCAGTGTCGGTGCCTCGGCCTTCGGCAGACAGTACTACGGGATTGGCTTCACCAACGTCCGCTGTACCGGCCGCGAAACCCGCTTCAGAGACTGTCCCTATGACATCAGCATGACCTACTGCCCCAGTAGGAAGTATGCCTCGGCAGCCTGCTCCAACACCAACCCTCGTTCAGGTCAGTGACCACGAATTGTACCACACGTGATAGTTTTATACAAATCCTTTAACAAACGTGCCTGAAACTTCACATTTATATAATTCACAGTTCACTTTGTCTCTTGTCTAAACGTAGACTAGAATACCTTTGAGGTGCACTGTCCTTCATTTAGACACATATGAATAAACGACAAAGTGTTCCCCAACAGGATACACCCTGACCATACAAAGCACGTACCAGGGCCGCATCACAATCCGTCACATGGGCATCGATGGCTACGTTTGCCCCGACGGGTTCGACGACAGGGAGGCCATGGTGATTTGCCGAGAAAAGGGATTCACGGGCGGCTTTGCCTACACCTACTACCACCGATACTATTCCTTCTACTCTAGTTCAACAATGAGATGGTTATCCAATATTAACTGTGATGGCACAGAAACCTACCTCTCCAACTGTGCTGGCGTTAGGTTCGGCGACACTACTAACTGTTCTTCCAGCGGGGACGCAGCCGTCTACTGCTACCAGACTAGTGGTGAGTACAGGTGAACCGATTCGTCGCCATGGTAACAGAACGGGCCACATTTATGCACCAGAGCATAGTGACATATATTAGTGAGATGTTTACATATCAAATAAAAAGACAAGAAGGCAGTCAGACATTGTCCAGACAGCAATCCCTTCTCATATGATCAGTGATGTAGGTTTATAACATATGCTAGCTAGGCACCCTAACGCCACCAGCCAGAACCCCTCGCACCTCCATATCAAGCTTCCACTCCTGAACACTGGTACCGTTTAAATCAAGCTTAGGAGTACTGTGTGTATAACATAGCTCACCTGCTACATGGAGGACCGTGTTTCGTCTACCTCGGAGTTGGACTACTGCATGTCCCGTGCCCTTTGTGTGAAGTCATCGCTCATGAATGTACCTTTAATGTGTTGGCGTTTCAAACACTGATGGTCAGAAACATTTGTCCTGAAGGTCTCCAGGTGCGCCTTGGAAACAAGACAGGGTCTGCAGGTCGGGTTGAGCTGAGCGTGGACGGGACCTGGGGGACCATGTGCACACTATACTCCGGGACATACTACACAGACAAGAACGCCGATGTTCTCTGCCGCATGCTCAACTACACCACTGGTCGTCACATGGGCCTGGGGTCATTTGGTCCCGGTAGTGGACCAGTCTATCTTAGCCGTCTGTATTGCCAAGGAACGGAAACATCTATCTCGCAGTGTACCTCTTTGTGGAGACAGAGCTACTATGGTTGTTCTAGGCACCAGAAGGATAACGATGTCATGTGTTATGACAACGGTGAGTGCACTTTATTAAACTGAATAATCGTTATGGGTAGTAACACTTTTGGCATGACTGTTTTGATCCAGGTGAACATTGCGGTAACAACACTTTAATGAATACACGCCGTATAAACAGAAATATTCATGATTTTGGTTGAGCCCAATTTTACCTCCTCCCCAGTTCGTCTTATGGGAGCCGCCACCGTCAACTATGGTCGTGTCGAAGTGTACAGGAATAAGCAATGGTCTCCCGTCTGTGACCACAACTTCGACAACGCTGCTGCCCGCGTTGTTTGCAGGAAACTGGGCTACGCTGACGGCAAGGCTCAGTGCTGTAACGCAGTCGGAAATGTCGACGCCTCCACAATCACCGTCACCGTCAACGGTTGCTCTGGCTCTGAATCAGACCTTCTCAGCTGTAACCTTGCGTTTGGCAGCTGTAGTACCGGCAAATACGCCACCGTCTACTGCTCCTACAACAACATATACTCTAGCGGTAACAACTGTTGCATTTTATTCATTAATACTTTGTTTCCTTACACTGGCCATTaacagtcttcagtgtgatcCCAACACTAAACATGTGCCTCGTTATGGTGGAAAATTTTTTTTAGGTACAGGTGTACTCATCGTGCTAACAAACTTGAATATTCCTGAATGcatagtattatatattgaAAGCAGTCCCAgaaaaggatttacatgatgaaAAGGAAGGTAATGTTTTAAACTAAAACAAGGGACATTCGTTGTATTATATGTTGAGCTATTAATGCAGGAAGTGATTTGTTTTGCTTCACGTTCTGGTCAGATCACTCTAAGCCTCCTATTTCATCCCTGAACTCTGCAGATCTGGCTGTCCGTCTTCGAGACAGTTCCAAGGACTATGGCTCCATTGAGGTCAACAGGTATGGATTCTGGGGACCTGTGTGCAACGTTGGCTGGAACAACAAGGACGCCGACGTTGCATGCCGCTCCATGGGATTTGTTGGTGGCGTCACCTTCAGTGGACAAATCTACTCATCGGCTCCCATGTTGGTCGGGAAGTTCAACTGTCAAGGTGGAGAGTCTAATCTGACCAGCTGTCCCTTCAGTGACCTTGACGACAAAGTGGACCTCGGTTGTAACTCCGCAGCGAGAAGTTACAGGCAGACCGCTGGAGTCCTCTGTTATGATAGAGAAAACGGTAAGATATATTCTTTAAAATGTAGGACATTACTAGTTCTAACAAGGTGGACGTTGCATTTAGTGTTGGGATCTGCTCTTGAATGTTGATAAAGCCACATAACTATACTCCTACGACGTTTCCAGTAACTGCAGGATCCATTGTATTCGATAATATAACATGCGTCAACTGCTCTCTGCTTTGTTAATCAGGCGCCTCTGTGAGGTTGGCTGATGGAGGGTCGAACTATGGTCGTGTGGAGGTCAATTACAATGGCGTTTGGGGGCGTGTATGCGGTTGGTCCTGGAGCGACGTCGACGCTAAGGTCGTGTGCCGTCACCTTGGTTTTCAGGATGGAAGTTCGAGACCAGTAGACAGAAACAACAACACTAAAGTGTGGATGAACTATGTGAGATGTACCGGTTCAGAGGCATCTTTGTTTGAATGTCCCAGTTACTGGAACTACAGATGGGGATGTTCCAGGGACGCCGGAGTCGTCTGCTACGACACACGTATATACATATTATCTCTCTTAAAACAAATGTGACCAATAATATGACCTGTTAGAATGTGTACTACAGATAACAAATGGGTCAGAGACGAATACGGAAGTACAACGTATATGAAAGttaattatgtaattattaaAGATTTTGTTGTTGCCTAACATTGTATTTTATCCGTTTATATGGAAGTAATATATCAGAGAATGTTTTATTGTACATTGTAAACGTTTCAGTCCGACTGTCGCGCGGCAACCAGATCTCCATGGGTGTGGTCGAGGTGTACTACAACAAGAACTGGGGCAGCGTCTGCTCCAATGGCTGGAGCGACACTGATGTGTGTGAGTGGCCGATATTATTTAAGTACATCTATGGCATGTTAAAATATCTTGTATTAAAACGAGGCaggtgaaataaaaaataagcTTATTTACAAGTGTGAAGggttacacgatgccatttagaaagtggccagatgcaacatatgtcatatttgggatttcacttcctcagcaaagtacaaattctagtactttttgggttgagtcacatccgggattcgaaccaaatggcatcgtgtaatcatagctttcggccgtgggaaccgtgccaattcacacttatcagatgGGTACTTAAAGTACGCAGtccagactaccagttgtccgcctttcatttttgtggaagtcgaggtgtctgagcgggttaggcgtctgactttgtgtgcttgcgattaggtgcctgactctgagggtgcgggttcgaatgccggatgggactcaaccaaaacagtactagaatttgtactttaccgagaaagtgaaatcccaaatatgacatatgttacaagtGTGGAGGGATCCTTAACAATATCTAAAGTATTTTATCAGGGACATTGTAGACAGCAGAAAGAGAAGGTGTTAAGATTCCTTTTCTATTTAAAAGTGACGATGAACCTTGACAGTCCCGTAGTGCTTGATCAGTGACGTTGTATGCTACTGTGGTGCTTCCTGACATTACATGTCCCTAAGATGAcatattaaaatgtttttgtttctcaTTACCACCTGATGGAAAACTTCTACCCGGCCCTAATGTTCTATGTATATTTAACATCAGAGAAAATGCAACTTGGACTCTCAGAATGAGCAAGAATTTTCACACTCCCAAGTTTTTAATTTCTGTTGGAGAAAAGGTGTAAGTTTCCATAAAACATAATGTAAAATAGAATGTCTTGatgtgaaacaaaaatatttttatgtggaCGTAGATACAGGTATTTGCCAGTTTGATGAAACCATAGCCGCTTCATTCTTCGCACTGTACATTCAGCCGTGGCGTGCAAGGAGCTTGGGTATCAGAAGGGCTTCAACCTGTGCTGTGGAGTGTACGGGAGTCGGTCCTATGCCGTGTTGGACAACGTTCAGTGTAGAGGAAGCGAGGCGAAACTGATTGACTGTCCCTCCGACAACTCTCATACCAGATACTGCAGCGGAGCTGATGCATCAGTGGCCTGCTACAACGGAACGGCCGCCACCAGTCAGTATTGAGAATTACCAGTGGTTTTAAAGACAGATATTATTTAGCATTACAAAACGCATTGAAAAAAACggttttcagtattttgttCATCAGCACATGGCATGTCTTTTCACGTTGTCCGTCGCCTTTCAACTCCTGCTAAAATGACTGCGACTGAAGCTGCTCTGTAGTCACTCCATTCTGACTGCTGGTTATGACCATTAATCACATCGTCAAATGTGCTGAACAGTAAATGTTGCTTCCCCAGACACCACGTGACCAAAGAAATAGAAATGACGGGTCAATGATACTGGGCACTGAAATGTAAAATAAGAATAACTTTCACTAAATGTGAATATACATGCTGTATATAGAAAATGCTGTCATTATAATGGCGACCTAGAAGTGAAGAATTTGCCCTTTCAAGTGCATAAATATTAAGAATAACTATGTTTTACACTTTGTTCTTAGCAATGCTCTTTGGTGTgtctttaaaaaatgtacagTGCTTTTCCAGTCAAAATaacgaaaaatatattttgaataaaagCAACTTTCATAATGAAAACATGCTTATTGTTTCCGGTTTCTTACGGGCATCCTAAAGGGCTTTACCCACAGCTAACAGCGTCGCCGTTATTAGATGTTTGTTCATAACAATAACTTGTAGGTTTTATCATCTTTcacatgaaacaatgaaatcaCCGCTTGCTGGTGCAACTTTAAAATGCACCGTGACTTTTATCCAAACTATGATCATTCTGTTTTGCATAAagcacaaaaatgtgtgtttaacAATATGAGCAGTTCTGCTAAATTGTTGAGATTAATACGTCATTTGGCTACGGAAGGTGAATGGATGCTCTTACGTCTTCAGCGTTCACATGGTCGCTGGCTGACGGCAACAACTACACTGGCGAGGTCAACGTCATCTACATGAACATGGTGGGTCGTATCTGCACTGATGACTGGGACGACAAGGATGCCACGGTGGCGTGTAAAGAACTGGGCTACACCAAGGGCAAGGCCTACACCCACTACAAATACTCCTACTATGCTGACAACGGGCCCTTCTGGACGTCGAAGATGAACTGTGCCGGCACAGAGAGGCGTCTGTCAGATTGCTCCCGAACACAACTGGGTAAAGTGACATCTTGTCAGAACTCCCATTCTGCTGGTGTGCTGTGCGGAGACAATGTTGGTACGTATATATCGAGAaatagaaacactcaaacattttctgaaacGTTTGTATTCGGAAAGAAAGTAATGATTAcgtgaaaagaaacattgtgACATGTTTAGTACGTCTTATCTGCATTCCTttaaaaaagtatgtattcCTTGCAATTAacaaaaaagaacaaacaaaagaacaaaaagaacaaaacaaacgaaacaAACATATAACAACAACAACCGCTGAATGAATGCAGTAATTGCTTCCCGTTGGGACACTATCTGTTGAATATCCCATTATTAATAATGCCCTAAGGATTTCTTCACAACGGCCGTCTAATGCGACAATACCATCTGGATCTGAGGCATTTCATCTACAACACAACCATCTGGGGAAACGTCTTGAAGTTCTCCACTGTCATACAATCAGCTGTACACGAGCGTCATAAAGATCTCTACTGCACCACAACCATGTGCATGTGATTGTGATGTATTTCCTCTGCGACCATCTGGATACTCCGgagttttcatgaaaaacaatGTGTTCTTTTCAGTATGGAGAAAAGATTACAGAAAATGTTACGCCTCGGAACACTATCAGTTACCATTATTCccaattttttatattttttaattacAGATCTCTACTGCCAAACACCTATCTGGATATGACTGTTGTGCATTTCTTCTCTGCAGGTATTTACTACAGTCTCTCTGACGGAGGCCCGGAGAATGCAGGTCGAGTGGAAGTATCCGTCAATGGGGTGAGGGGTTCAATCTGCCGCTCCTACTTCGACAGCAGGGAGGCTAGGGTCATGTGTAGAAGTCTTGGCTATAATACGGGCGTGGTAGACTACTATACCAAGTACCCAAATGCCACCGGTCCCGTGTATCAGAGCAACTTCCGGTGTACAGGCAACGAGGCATCATTGTCCGAGTGTCCACATCAGGGGTGGAAGGTAGCCACCAGCAGATACTGCTTGAACCACAACTACGACGCTGCTGTCACCTGCTACGGAGACAGTGAGTTCCAAAATGAATTAATGGAATTTATTTTGTATAATATACCATATAATCTACCTTCCTTTTTAGTACTGACGACTTCAGTACCATTGTGATGTAGCTGTTATTGTATGTGTATAATCCTAAATCTGGCACCCGCGTTGTCTTCAGTCAAACTGGCTTCTGGATTCGCTCCTGACATCAAGCAAGGCCCTGTCCAGGTTTGGAAGAACAACACGTGGCACTACGTTTGCGACACCAACTTTGATGACCTGACCGCTAGGGTTGTGTGTAAAAGTCTTGGCTTTGTTGACGGGAAGGCCTTGTGCTGCTCGGCCTATGGATCGAAATACGTCAGGTATTCCTACTACGGCAATGGCCTGGGGAGCTTCCTACCCAACACGACGATGAATTGTGACGGCACCCAGTCTGATCCGATGAGCTGCCTGGCACCGGGCACCTGCTCTCACGACTACGCATCGGTTGTCTGCTTCAACTCCTCGGACGTCGTCCAAGAGAGTAAGTTACATTTGAATGCATTGTTAGAATTCTCTAATTAATAAAGCTTATATTACCgtatttaacaaaatttaataATTGCAAGCTTAAGTGACCTATTGCAGATGAATGTTTTATGACACAACTGTTTGGTACGTTCGATAGCCTACACACTGGGATTTGACGACACCACTTCGGACAGTGGTCAGATCGCTGTGCAGCACTATAACGTGAAAGGCCGGATATGCAACACGTTCTGGACCGACACGGAGGCTACAGTCTTTTGTAAAGGTCTGAACTACGATAACGGTATCGCCTACCATCACTCCGTCAAATACAACTATCAACCACTCCGATCACGTGGTCCCTTCTGGCTCAGCGCCGTGAACTGTACCGGAAGTGAAGCGTCCTTGACAGACTGCGCCTACAAGGACAGGATGAGTCTTGGGAACTGCAGCTCCGCCGACATCGCTTCAGCTATCTGCTTCAACGGCGACAAAAGTATGTCTAACCTTACATGATAACTGTATCACCCCACTGAAATAATCCTTGCCATTATCATGGGCGTTAGTCAGACTAGAAATCATCACAACCAAAGGGAAAGCTTGAACCATCTTCATTTCGAGTGCTTGAAAACTGCCTAAAACATAGGATCTGTGTGAAATATGGTTGTACATATGGCTGCACAAGATATTTCAAGAGGAAATACATAAAGAAATTAAACTGATAAAAATTCAACAGAGCATAGAAATGCATATGAATTCAAGTTGGTTCTGAACACCGTATTAGTTCACTCAAAGCGTTGTTTCTGAACCCTCTATCAGGTATCCAGTACCGCATGGTGGCTCCCGATGGCACACAGCAGAACTACGGTAGGGTGGAGATGTCTGTGGGCGGTGTGTGGGGAACAGTCTGCGACAGGTACTTTGACAACCGCGAGGCCGGCGTCTTCTGTCGGCAGATGGGCTACAAAGACGGCTACGCTATCCCAAACGCCTTCTACGGCCAGGGAAGTGGCCCCATCTGGCTGAGTGGACTACAGTGTGTCGGCACCGAACCCAGTCTTCACAGCTGCCCCCACTCCGGTTACAACAGCGAGGTAGTCTCAGGCTACAGCTACTGGTCGTGCCAGAGTCATCGAGATGACGTCTCCGTTTTCTGTGTCGACAATGGTGAGCTAGTCTGCGCATTTGATCACTGCATACAGAACAACGGCTTGTGCAAACACATATATGACATTTCATAACCGTATGTCCGCATTTACATCATGTATTGATGCATGAACCAGCTGAAGCCGACGGAAATTTGTATTATAAGCCCAACTTTTGTTTTAGAAATTATTTATTGGAAATCAAGACGAAGAAGCCTCGTTCAAAGATGCGAAGGATTTATGTCCCGTGTAGTGATATGAACACTGCCTACAAAATCCATGCCCTCATGTCTAACCTCATATTTCCAGT includes the following:
- the LOC137277294 gene encoding uncharacterized protein; translation: MDHLLCLVLTLAILVSVHAQRPSTILVRLVGNSPAYGRVEVRNNATAPWGTVCSDFWGNKDATVTCRMLGYRWGRALRYYGGGSGMIYMDSVECTGNENTLAACRYAGWTIHNCQHYEDAGVSCSDNTFRLVGNTLVSSYRIPTTSYGAVQYRDPTGWKPVCDSGWDDNDAKVLCRSMGYRDGSALSGSKLSPYTYNPPLYTLRSRTNLNCSGSEANIFNCTNQQRRRDCNNKRFASAICYSQPKDEVDLGFSLQLVNGTDVSGQVIVTKFGVAGKICANNWNVNASNVVCKQLGFIGGVTYGTTYTRSDLPVWITSVNCTGLETSLEQCVSSVWGLPKGYCYPANVLCYRSSPPQLSLAGGDSSHGRVQISIDGQTGTVCDNSFSNGDARVVCQTLGFRDGNYLKGSYYGPGSGPIFMDRLYCSGYERTLWSCRNRGWRNPAPACDDHSKDASVTCFNEVRLYRGDHSHGAVQLWSRTGRYSRWQPVCGTGFDDSAAKVVCRELGFQNGRALPRGSYGALYSSSYFGSNITCTGDEASIRNCTLGSGTCSRQGYTGYASVSCYNGSISTATSIKLTGGPDGYQDVSGHVAVNKSGISGRICEVNWDDTDAGVVCRQLGMAGGVSYQFNTRAFGPFLLSEVNCFGNETSLFNCPTGTIRVELVGGTAMSGRVEIIYNGVRGTTSIGDVVAVLTSIGDVVAVLTSIGDVVALLTSIGDVVAVLTSIGDVVALQTSIGDVGAVLTSIGDVVAVLTSIGDLVAVLTSIGDVVALLTSIGDVVALQTSIGDVGAVLTSIGDVGAVQTSIGDVGALLTSIGDVVAVLTSIGDVVAVLTSIGDVVAVLTSIGDVVAVLTSIGDVGAVLTSIGDVGAVQTSIGDVGAVLTSIGDVVALLTSIGDVVALLTSIGDVVALQTSIGDVVAVLTSIGDVVALQTSIGDVGAVLTSIGDVGAVLTSIGDVVAVLTSIGDVVALLTSIGDVGAVLTSIGDVVALLTSIGDVGAVLTSIGDVGAVLTSIGDVVALQTSIGDVVAVLTSIGDVVALLTSIGDVVAVLTSIGDVVAVQTSIGDVGAVLTSIGDVVAVQTSIGDVGAVLTSIGDVVAVLTSIGDVVALLTSIGDVGAVLTSIGDVVAVLTSIGDVGAVLSSIGDVVAVLTSIGDVGAVLTSIGDVGALQTSIGDVVAVQTSIGDVVAVLTSIGDVVALQTSIGDVVALLTSIGDVGAVLTSIGDVVAVQTCIGDVVAVLTSIGDVVVVLTSIGDVVAVLTSIGDVVALLTSIGDVGAVQTPIGDVVAVLTSIGDVVAVLTSIGDVVAVLTSIGDVVALLTSIGDVVAVLTSIGDVSALLTSNGDDVLLMLNRSFGPGSGQVFISNPYCFGYETSVFQCLNYGLGVQTTSCQSHTYDLGVECYGNVKLVQGTTNANASIGIVQFFKDNTWRIICGSGFDNYDAAVVCRELGYPYGFSLPRGTFGTRYYSSSISYVNCTGSESTVADCGFRVGGCINYYPYNNYASVICSKQPVTNDFEVIIGTTFPSMVRVRKMGLNATVCNNGWGDEEARVVCRSKGYVSGVAFGAVGYSYNTPPRLLLTNCIGNETRLQDCAVSTNLPSSCSSSYSKAAYVYCYNDNTGVNLRLMNNGQISNSAGRVEVQIGGVWGSVCGYSLSSSSARVICKTLGYPDGSGQSTSTYGRGTGPVWLYSPSCTVRLRPNRQYGAVQVYDGTSSYQTVCADNFNDIDAKVVCNEIGYQYGVSVGASAFGRQYYGIGFTNVRCTGRETRFRDCPYDISMTYCPSRKYASAACSNTNPRSGYTLTIQSTYQGRITIRHMGIDGYVCPDGFDDREAMVICREKGFTGGFAYTYYHRYYSFYSSSTMRWLSNINCDGTETYLSNCAGVRFGDTTNCSSSGDAAVYCYQTSGLQVRLGNKTGSAGRVELSVDGTWGTMCTLYSGTYYTDKNADVLCRMLNYTTGRHMGLGSFGPVRLMGAATVNYGRVEVYRNKQWSPVCDHNFDNAAARVVCRKLGYADGKAQCCNAVGNVDASTITVTVNGCSGSESDLLSCNLAFGSCSTGKYATVYCSYNNIYSSDLAVRLRDSSKDYGSIEVNRYGFWGPVCNVGWNNKDADVACRSMGFVGGVTFSGQIYSSAPMLVGKFNCQGGESNLTSCPFSDLDDKVDLGCNSAARSYRQTAGVLCYDRENGASVRLADGGSNYGRVEVNYNGVWGRVCGWSWSDVDAKVVCRHLGFQDGSSRPVDRNNNTKVWMNYVRCTGSEASLFECPSYWNYRWGCSRDAGVVCYDTLRLSRGNQISMGVVEVYYNKNWGSVCSNGWSDTDVSVACKELGYQKGFNLCCGVYGSRSYAVLDNVQCRGSEAKLIDCPSDNSHTRYCSGADASVACYNGTAATSQY